One part of the Microbulbifer sp. THAF38 genome encodes these proteins:
- the ltrA gene encoding group II intron reverse transcriptase/maturase, with translation MTLNSNENLLETILSKENLNAAWKHVRSNKGAAGIDEITVDNFMQHFKAVGDDLIETIRQGHYQPLPVRRVYIRKPDGGQRGLGIPTIFDRVIQQAIAQIIGPSFDKTFSEFSYGFRPKRSQHHAVKKLQKYIEGGKRIAVDVDLSKFFDRVNHDFLMSLLGQRISDKRLLKLIASYLRVGSVEDGCWKACHEGVPQGGPLSPLLSNIVLDLLDKELEKRQHDFVRYADDFVIVVSSKRAGERLMASIKRFVERKLKLKVNDAKSQVAPVSRCKFLGFSFRGAKLVWHDKSLRQFKYHVRQITGRSRGISMEKKLKELTVYLRGWINYFGIAQGYQKCIDLDCWIRRRLRMSYWKNWRRVRTKVRNLLRMGVSESLAVTCGSTGKSYWRSAKTEGIHIALNNEFFEEMGLISLRDRWVEIHYG, from the coding sequence ATGACACTCAACTCAAATGAAAATCTGCTTGAAACCATCCTCAGCAAAGAAAATCTTAATGCTGCATGGAAACACGTGCGAAGCAACAAAGGTGCCGCAGGCATTGACGAGATTACTGTCGATAATTTTATGCAGCACTTCAAGGCAGTTGGCGACGACCTCATCGAGACTATTCGACAGGGTCATTACCAGCCGCTTCCCGTCAGGCGCGTCTACATTCGCAAGCCAGATGGCGGCCAGCGTGGTCTCGGGATACCTACGATCTTTGATCGTGTTATACAGCAGGCTATCGCCCAAATCATCGGTCCCAGTTTCGATAAAACCTTTTCGGAGTTCAGCTATGGGTTCCGCCCAAAGCGATCACAGCATCATGCGGTGAAAAAGCTACAGAAGTATATCGAAGGCGGGAAGCGGATAGCCGTAGATGTCGATTTATCTAAGTTCTTCGACCGGGTCAACCATGACTTCCTCATGAGTTTACTTGGCCAAAGAATCAGCGATAAGCGTTTACTCAAGTTGATCGCAAGTTACTTGCGTGTAGGAAGTGTAGAAGATGGATGCTGGAAAGCCTGTCATGAGGGGGTGCCACAAGGGGGCCCTTTATCGCCGCTGCTCTCCAATATTGTACTCGACCTGCTCGACAAAGAGCTGGAAAAACGCCAGCACGATTTTGTCCGCTATGCGGATGATTTTGTGATTGTCGTTTCCTCTAAACGTGCCGGCGAACGGCTTATGGCGAGCATTAAACGCTTTGTTGAGCGCAAGCTTAAACTCAAAGTTAACGATGCTAAAAGCCAAGTAGCCCCCGTTAGTCGTTGTAAGTTTCTGGGTTTTTCTTTTCGTGGAGCAAAGCTTGTCTGGCATGATAAGTCACTGCGCCAATTTAAATACCACGTCCGTCAGATTACAGGACGGTCCCGTGGCATTTCGATGGAAAAGAAACTGAAGGAACTTACCGTATACCTCCGTGGCTGGATCAACTATTTTGGAATAGCGCAAGGCTATCAAAAATGTATTGATCTAGACTGCTGGATACGGCGGCGATTAAGAATGAGCTATTGGAAGAATTGGCGCAGAGTGAGAACGAAAGTTCGAAATTTACTGCGTATGGGTGTGAGTGAATCGCTGGCAGTTACCTGCGGCTCGACCGGTAAAAGTTACTGGCGAAGCGCAAAAACTGAGGGTATTCATATTGCGCTCAATAATGAGTTCTTCGAAGAGATGGGGTTGATTTCATTGCGAGATCGTTGGGTAGAGATTCATTACGGATAG